The following are encoded in a window of Mycobacterium decipiens genomic DNA:
- a CDS encoding class I SAM-dependent methyltransferase, whose translation MTVPVDHLTPVEKTLLITLTGRALDARTKRPLLGDRLADTVCGRIDGDIKLSGTVRIAVAVRSGMLDRIVAGFIAARPNAVVVELGCGLETRMQRLSPPATVAWYDVDLDDVIALRRRVIPELHRSHLVAASLTDEGWLDGVPRDRPVIVVADGVLGFLTEADNRRILGALTDHFTAGGELVFNAYTPIVARLMGSLGVLRSVGIPRGYRGFGFDDPHVVEWLNPRLTFVEEQLGAQAPEAAQFRWPTRIIAKLFARWRAQGRRGVWIVRYRFSESRP comes from the coding sequence ATGACGGTTCCCGTCGACCACCTCACCCCGGTCGAGAAGACGCTGCTGATCACGCTCACGGGCCGCGCGCTGGACGCCCGGACGAAGCGGCCGCTGCTCGGGGATCGCTTGGCCGACACCGTGTGCGGCCGCATCGACGGCGACATCAAGCTGTCGGGCACGGTGCGGATCGCTGTCGCCGTGCGCAGCGGGATGCTGGACCGGATCGTCGCCGGGTTTATCGCTGCGCGTCCGAACGCCGTCGTCGTCGAGCTGGGCTGCGGGCTGGAAACCCGAATGCAGCGCCTATCGCCGCCGGCGACCGTCGCCTGGTACGACGTCGACCTCGACGACGTCATCGCGCTGCGCCGACGGGTGATCCCCGAACTGCATCGCTCGCATCTCGTCGCGGCGTCGCTTACCGATGAGGGTTGGCTGGACGGCGTCCCGCGGGATCGTCCGGTGATCGTCGTCGCCGACGGGGTGCTCGGCTTTCTCACCGAAGCCGACAACAGGCGGATCCTCGGCGCGCTCACCGACCATTTCACCGCCGGTGGCGAGCTGGTGTTCAACGCCTATACGCCGATCGTCGCCCGGCTGATGGGATCGCTCGGCGTGTTGCGGTCCGTGGGCATTCCAAGGGGCTACCGGGGCTTCGGCTTTGACGATCCACATGTGGTGGAGTGGCTTAACCCGCGGCTGACGTTCGTCGAAGAGCAGCTCGGGGCACAGGCGCCGGAGGCGGCCCAATTTCGTTGGCCGACACGCATAATCGCGAAGCTGTTCGCCCGCTGGCGCGCTCAGGGACGGCGCGGCGTGTGGATCGTGCGTTACCGTTTCTCCGAGTCTCGCCCCTAA
- a CDS encoding NUDIX domain-containing protein codes for MVLREDDIRRPDGSPGIYAVVDKPTYALVMPYDGRRFRLVEQFRYPLGARRWEFPQGTAPGLTDAEPFELAARELREETGLRATSFEALGQLDTAPGMTSQRGWVFLATGIIEGESDREHEEQDMRSGWFSRDDVEAMIRSGVIADAQSIAAYGLLLLRGSLTAAAG; via the coding sequence ATGGTGCTTAGAGAGGACGATATCCGCCGCCCGGACGGCAGCCCCGGCATCTACGCCGTGGTGGACAAGCCGACGTACGCGCTGGTGATGCCCTACGACGGGCGAAGGTTCCGGTTGGTCGAGCAGTTCCGGTATCCCCTCGGTGCCCGGCGCTGGGAGTTTCCCCAGGGCACTGCGCCGGGTCTGACCGATGCCGAACCATTCGAGCTGGCTGCCCGTGAGCTGCGCGAGGAAACCGGATTGCGCGCGACGTCGTTCGAGGCACTCGGCCAGCTGGACACCGCTCCCGGAATGACGAGTCAGCGCGGCTGGGTGTTCTTGGCCACCGGGATCATCGAGGGCGAATCGGATCGCGAGCATGAGGAGCAGGACATGCGCAGTGGGTGGTTCTCGCGCGACGACGTCGAAGCGATGATCCGCTCCGGAGTGATCGCCGACGCGCAGTCGATCGCCGCCTACGGCCTGTTGCTGTTGCGTGGGTCGCTGACTGCCGCGGCCGGCTAG
- a CDS encoding DUF732 domain-containing protein yields MFTRRFAASLAGTTLTAATLGLAALGFAGTASASSTDDAFLAQLQADGITPPSAARAISDAHAVCNALDEGHSAKAVIKAVAKATGLSAEGAKTFAVDAAAAYCPQYVTSS; encoded by the coding sequence ATGTTCACTCGCCGTTTCGCCGCCTCCCTGGCTGGCACCACCCTGACCGCCGCCACCCTCGGCCTGGCCGCGCTCGGCTTCGCCGGAACCGCCAGCGCAAGCTCGACCGATGACGCGTTCCTCGCGCAGCTGCAGGCGGATGGGATCACACCGCCGAGCGCAGCGCGCGCCATCAGCGACGCACACGCCGTCTGCAACGCCCTCGACGAGGGCCACTCAGCCAAGGCGGTCATCAAAGCGGTGGCCAAGGCGACCGGTTTGAGCGCCGAGGGCGCCAAGACGTTCGCCGTCGACGCCGCGGCGGCCTACTGCCCGCAGTACGTCACCTCGAGCTAG
- a CDS encoding LLM class flavin-dependent oxidoreductase, whose amino-acid sequence MTMPVMEPGLDARVLKDWACAIDAGPFSSLCWGERIAFDNPDSLTLLGALAAWTERVRLVTTVIVPQLHDPVMLAKALATGDVLCGGRLTVGVGVGGRHEDYHAVGADPTTQTMRVMGQRVAVMKRVWAGEEITDSVRAVGPAPVQAGGPPLLVGSIGPKTIRSAAAWADGLAGTTLDLDVAKQNELFDVARAAWPEAGKPKPHLATSFWFAVGSPERARAQVHRHLRRYLNWIPAEYVDAMAPMTGWAGSEDELLAVLRRFEEIGTDELQLIPTSSDTEQLRRAADVAARL is encoded by the coding sequence ATGACCATGCCGGTGATGGAGCCCGGCCTCGATGCACGCGTGCTAAAGGATTGGGCGTGCGCGATCGACGCGGGCCCGTTCTCTTCGCTGTGCTGGGGCGAGCGCATCGCATTCGACAACCCGGACAGCCTGACGTTGCTCGGGGCGCTGGCCGCCTGGACCGAGCGGGTGCGGTTGGTGACGACGGTGATCGTGCCGCAGTTGCACGACCCGGTCATGCTGGCGAAGGCGTTGGCCACGGGTGACGTGCTGTGCGGCGGCCGTTTGACGGTGGGAGTCGGCGTGGGGGGCAGGCATGAGGACTACCACGCCGTCGGTGCCGACCCTACGACTCAGACGATGCGCGTGATGGGCCAACGGGTGGCGGTCATGAAACGGGTGTGGGCCGGCGAAGAGATCACCGACTCGGTGCGGGCGGTCGGGCCGGCGCCGGTCCAGGCCGGTGGTCCGCCGCTGCTCGTCGGCAGCATCGGACCCAAGACCATCCGCAGCGCCGCGGCCTGGGCCGACGGATTAGCAGGCACCACATTGGATCTCGACGTCGCCAAGCAGAACGAGTTGTTCGACGTGGCGCGTGCGGCATGGCCGGAGGCCGGCAAGCCCAAACCCCATTTGGCAACGTCGTTCTGGTTCGCGGTCGGGTCGCCCGAGCGGGCCCGCGCCCAGGTGCATCGTCATCTGCGGCGCTACCTGAATTGGATCCCGGCCGAATATGTCGATGCGATGGCCCCGATGACCGGTTGGGCCGGTAGCGAGGACGAGCTGCTGGCGGTGCTGCGCAGGTTCGAAGAGATCGGCACCGACGAACTTCAGCTCATCCCGACGAGTTCGGACACCGAGCAGCTGCGTCGGGCGGCCGATGTAGCCGCGCGGCTGTGA
- the argS gene encoding arginine--tRNA ligase — MTPADLAALLKTTASAVLAERGLDVSALPQTVTVERPRVAEHGDYASNLALQLGKKVGANPRELAGWLAEALTTADGIASAEVAGPGFINMRLQASAQAKIVNTVIDAAATFGHSDAQAAHKINLEFVSANPTGPIHIGGTRWAAVGDALGRLLTSQGAEVVREYYFNDHGAQIDRFVSSLVAAAKGEPTPADGYAGTYISDIAAQVLRKAPDALSLPDPELRETFREIGVDLMFAHIKRSLHEFGTDFDVYTHEDSMHTGGRVEKAIARLRETGNIYEKDGATWLRTSAFGDDKDRVVIKSDGKPAYIAGDLAYYLDKRQRGFDLCIYMLGADHHGYIARLKAAAAAFGDDPATVEVLIGQMVNLVRDGQPVRMSKRAGTVITLDDLVEAIGVDAARYSLIRSSVDTPIDIDLALWSSASNENPVYYVQYAHARLSALARNAAELGLIPDTNHLELLSHDKEGTLLRTIGEFPRVLNTAASLREPHRVCRYLEDLAGDYHRFYDSCRVLPQGDEQPTDLHTARLALCQAARQVIANGLAILGVTAPERM, encoded by the coding sequence GTGACCCCCGCCGACCTGGCTGCGCTGCTCAAAACCACCGCGAGCGCGGTGCTCGCCGAGCGCGGCCTTGACGTGTCCGCGCTACCGCAGACCGTCACGGTGGAGCGCCCGCGCGTCGCGGAGCACGGCGATTACGCCAGCAACCTGGCGCTGCAGCTGGGCAAGAAGGTCGGGGCAAACCCCCGTGAACTGGCCGGATGGCTCGCGGAGGCGCTAACCACGGCCGACGGCATCGCCTCGGCGGAGGTGGCCGGGCCGGGCTTCATTAACATGCGGCTGCAGGCATCGGCACAGGCCAAGATCGTCAACACCGTCATCGACGCCGCCGCGACCTTCGGTCACTCCGACGCGCAGGCCGCGCACAAGATCAACCTGGAATTCGTCTCGGCCAACCCGACCGGACCGATCCACATCGGCGGTACCCGGTGGGCCGCGGTCGGCGACGCCCTCGGCCGGTTGCTCACGTCACAGGGCGCCGAGGTGGTGCGCGAATACTACTTCAACGACCACGGCGCCCAGATCGACCGCTTCGTCAGCTCGCTGGTCGCCGCGGCCAAGGGCGAACCCACGCCAGCCGATGGCTACGCCGGTACCTACATCTCCGACATCGCCGCGCAGGTGTTGCGGAAGGCGCCGGACGCGCTGAGCCTGCCCGACCCCGAGCTGCGGGAGACCTTCCGAGAAATCGGTGTCGACTTGATGTTCGCCCACATCAAACGGTCCCTGCACGAATTCGGCACCGACTTCGATGTCTACACCCACGAGGACTCGATGCACACCGGCGGCCGTGTCGAGAAGGCCATCGCCCGCCTCCGCGAAACCGGCAACATCTACGAAAAGGACGGCGCAACCTGGTTGCGCACCAGCGCTTTTGGTGACGACAAGGACCGCGTCGTGATCAAGAGCGACGGCAAACCGGCCTATATCGCCGGTGATCTCGCCTACTACCTGGATAAGCGGCAACGCGGTTTCGACCTGTGCATCTACATGCTCGGTGCCGACCATCACGGCTACATCGCCCGGCTCAAGGCCGCCGCGGCCGCCTTCGGCGACGACCCGGCTACCGTCGAGGTGTTGATCGGGCAGATGGTCAACCTGGTGCGCGACGGCCAGCCGGTCCGGATGAGCAAGCGGGCGGGCACCGTGATCACCCTCGACGACCTGGTAGAAGCGATCGGTGTGGACGCCGCGCGCTACAGCCTGATCCGCTCCTCGGTGGACACCCCGATCGACATCGACCTGGCGCTGTGGTCCTCGGCGTCGAACGAAAACCCGGTCTATTACGTGCAATACGCGCACGCCCGGCTGTCAGCGCTGGCCCGAAACGCCGCCGAACTCGGCCTGATCCCCGACACCAACCACCTCGAACTGCTCAGCCACGACAAAGAGGGCACCCTGCTGCGCACCATCGGCGAGTTCCCGCGGGTGCTCAACACGGCGGCGTCACTGCGTGAACCCCACCGGGTATGCCGTTACCTGGAAGACCTCGCCGGCGACTACCACCGGTTCTACGACTCGTGCCGAGTGTTGCCGCAGGGCGACGAGCAGCCCACCGACCTGCATACTGCGCGCCTAGCGCTGTGCCAAG
- a CDS encoding alpha/beta hydrolase-fold protein, which yields MVRTHTVGAGETLSALALRFYGDAELYRLIASANGIVDPGVIDVGQRLIMPDFTRYTVGAGDTLSAVAARFYGAAHLDWLIAGASGIADRGVTNVGQRLIIPDITSYTVVAGDTLSALAARFYGDASYYPLIAALNGIADPDVVDVGRVLVLFIGRSDGFGLRIVDRNENDPRLWYYRFQTAAIGWNPGVNVLLPNDYRTSGRTYPVLYLFHGGGPDADFRTFDFWGIRDWTAGKPIIVVMPDGGHAGWYSNPVSSFVGPRNWETFHIAQLLPWIEANFRTYAEYDGRAVAGFSMGGLGALKYAAKYYGHFASTSSHSGPASLRRDFGLVVHWANLSSAVLDLGGGTVYGAPFWDQARVSADNPVERVESYRNKRVFLVAGTSPDPLNWFDSVNETQVLVGQREFRERLSNAGIPHESHEVPGGHVFRPDMFRLDLDGIIARLRPASSGVAAAGPGDSR from the coding sequence ATGGTCAGAACACATACGGTGGGCGCGGGGGAAACGCTGTCGGCGTTGGCGTTGCGTTTCTATGGTGACGCGGAACTGTATCGGCTGATCGCCAGCGCTAACGGGATCGTCGATCCCGGTGTCATCGATGTGGGGCAACGGCTGATCATGCCCGACTTCACCAGATACACGGTCGGCGCGGGGGACACGCTGTCGGCGGTGGCTGCGCGCTTCTATGGTGCCGCGCACCTGGATTGGTTGATCGCGGGCGCCAGCGGGATCGCCGATCGCGGCGTCACCAATGTGGGGCAACGGCTGATCATCCCTGACATCACCAGCTATACGGTCGTCGCCGGGGACACGCTGTCAGCGTTGGCCGCGCGTTTCTATGGTGACGCCTCGTATTATCCGCTGATCGCCGCCCTGAACGGCATCGCCGATCCCGATGTCGTCGACGTCGGTCGGGTACTGGTCCTATTCATCGGGCGCAGCGACGGGTTCGGCCTAAGGATCGTGGACCGCAACGAGAACGACCCTCGCCTGTGGTACTACCGGTTCCAGACCGCCGCGATTGGCTGGAACCCCGGCGTCAACGTCCTGCTTCCCAACGACTACCGCACCAGCGGACGCACCTATCCCGTCCTCTACCTGTTCCACGGCGGTGGCCCCGACGCGGACTTCCGCACATTCGACTTCTGGGGCATCCGCGACTGGACGGCTGGAAAGCCGATCATTGTGGTGATGCCCGACGGCGGGCACGCGGGCTGGTATTCCAACCCGGTCAGCTCGTTCGTCGGCCCGCGGAACTGGGAGACATTCCACATCGCCCAGCTGCTGCCCTGGATCGAGGCGAACTTCCGGACCTACGCCGAGTACGACGGCCGCGCGGTCGCCGGGTTTTCCATGGGTGGCTTGGGTGCGCTGAAGTACGCGGCCAAGTACTACGGCCACTTCGCGTCCACGAGCAGCCACTCCGGCCCGGCGAGTCTGCGTCGCGATTTCGGCCTGGTCGTGCACTGGGCAAACCTGTCCTCGGCGGTCCTGGACCTCGGTGGCGGCACGGTCTACGGGGCACCGTTCTGGGACCAGGCCAGGGTTAGCGCCGATAATCCGGTGGAGCGGGTCGAGAGCTATCGGAACAAGCGGGTCTTCCTGGTCGCCGGCACCAGTCCGGACCCGCTCAACTGGTTCGACAGCGTGAACGAGACGCAGGTGCTTGTCGGCCAGCGGGAGTTCCGCGAACGCCTCAGCAACGCCGGCATCCCGCATGAATCGCACGAGGTGCCCGGCGGCCACGTCTTCCGGCCCGACATGTTCCGCCTCGACCTCGACGGCATCATTGCCCGGCTGCGTCCCGCGAGCAGCGGCGTAGCCGCGGCCGGACCCGGCGATAGCCGCTGA
- a CDS encoding NAD-binding protein has translation MRRHIVVSGDDALATTIVEELNSAGVSIVKLDCDELADTDLAHAMAVICAGDDDARNLEIALLARKTNPGVRVVARLGNDVLREAMAADNGPGAILDVADLAAPSVVEACLAHTAHPFQAAGIDFVVSRTEAPRDATLREIYGDLAPVAVIHGRSSTTPSEVVICPGRDLRVRAGDWTAMIGTADELAARDIKVPRASATRTRWAGLRRVSDAARTLRNDVNPMFFRAVAAALTLLVGSTILLRFAYQRPGMGWIDALYFSTETIATVGYGDFSFGYQPTWLRLFSVMLMFAGVITTAVLVAFVADLLLSRRFSRSAGRRRVRQLRNHIIVVGLGAFGIRVVSDLTAAGYDVAVIELDENSRFLSTAAELDVPVIFGDATLPQTLESARVEYARAVAVLTQDDVVNIETGIVLREMLGARAMPRTNRPGVPLVLRVYDRALGTAVAQRFGFECVRSTVELAAPWFIGAAMGLQVLGTFSVGQLSFMVGGMHVASGSELDGLPMHELSTQTRVIAITRPDEPVQLHPRRDARLRAADTVYLVGPYRELLATLRKGQLPQPSAAGDERRPQPATG, from the coding sequence ATGCGCCGCCACATCGTCGTCAGCGGCGACGACGCACTGGCAACGACGATCGTCGAGGAGCTGAACAGCGCCGGAGTGAGCATTGTCAAGCTCGACTGCGACGAGCTCGCCGACACCGATCTCGCCCACGCGATGGCCGTAATCTGCGCCGGGGATGACGACGCAAGAAATCTCGAAATCGCCTTGTTAGCAAGGAAAACCAACCCCGGAGTGCGCGTGGTCGCTCGACTGGGCAACGACGTCCTACGCGAAGCGATGGCCGCCGACAACGGCCCCGGCGCCATCCTCGACGTCGCCGACCTCGCGGCGCCGTCGGTCGTCGAGGCATGTCTGGCACATACCGCGCACCCGTTCCAGGCCGCGGGCATCGACTTCGTCGTCTCCCGCACCGAGGCACCGCGAGATGCGACCCTGCGCGAGATCTATGGCGACCTCGCACCGGTGGCGGTGATCCACGGCAGGAGCTCGACCACTCCCAGCGAGGTGGTGATTTGCCCCGGACGGGATCTACGGGTGCGCGCCGGTGACTGGACTGCGATGATCGGCACCGCAGACGAACTGGCCGCTCGCGACATCAAGGTCCCCCGCGCGAGCGCAACGCGAACCCGCTGGGCTGGGCTGCGGCGAGTGTCCGACGCCGCACGCACCCTGCGCAACGACGTCAACCCGATGTTCTTCCGCGCGGTCGCCGCCGCGTTGACTCTGCTCGTCGGCTCAACGATCTTGTTGCGGTTCGCCTACCAACGGCCGGGGATGGGGTGGATCGACGCCTTGTACTTCAGCACCGAAACCATCGCGACGGTCGGCTACGGTGACTTCAGTTTCGGCTACCAGCCCACCTGGCTGCGACTGTTCAGCGTCATGCTGATGTTCGCCGGCGTGATCACTACCGCGGTCCTGGTCGCGTTCGTCGCCGACCTACTGCTGTCACGGCGCTTCAGCCGCTCGGCCGGCCGCCGGCGGGTGCGCCAGCTGCGCAACCACATCATCGTCGTCGGACTCGGGGCGTTTGGCATCCGCGTGGTCAGTGACCTGACCGCCGCCGGCTACGACGTGGCGGTTATCGAACTCGACGAGAACAGTCGCTTCCTGTCGACGGCGGCCGAACTCGACGTGCCGGTCATCTTCGGGGATGCGACGCTGCCCCAAACGCTCGAGTCGGCCCGTGTCGAGTACGCCCGCGCGGTGGCGGTGTTGACCCAAGACGACGTCGTCAACATCGAGACCGGAATCGTGCTGCGGGAAATGTTGGGAGCCCGGGCGATGCCCCGGACCAACCGGCCTGGCGTGCCGCTTGTCCTGCGCGTTTACGACCGCGCGCTGGGCACCGCGGTGGCGCAGCGATTCGGCTTCGAATGCGTGCGGTCGACGGTCGAACTGGCTGCGCCGTGGTTCATCGGCGCCGCGATGGGCCTGCAGGTGCTGGGGACGTTTTCGGTCGGGCAACTCTCCTTCATGGTCGGCGGAATGCATGTGGCGTCGGGCAGCGAACTTGACGGGTTGCCGATGCACGAACTGTCCACCCAGACCCGGGTCATCGCGATCACCCGCCCGGACGAGCCGGTCCAGCTGCACCCGCGCCGCGACGCGCGGCTGCGAGCCGCGGACACCGTCTATCTCGTCGGCCCGTACCGGGAGCTGCTGGCGACCCTGCGCAAGGGACAGCTTCCCCAGCCGTCCGCCGCCGGCGATGAGCGCCGGCCCCAGCCGGCAACCGGTTAG
- a CDS encoding SRPBCC family protein codes for MPTARKGQGSIDIAAAPDLVYDLIADITRMGEWSPECYRCEWLDGARAAAPGARFRGYNRLGPLRWKRTVVIDTAARGREFAFTTVNEGAGRQETSWRYTMVPSPSGTLLTESFEFLWCSVPNRLLETLLPRGRQVDRGIQQTLGRIKRAAETPG; via the coding sequence ATGCCCACAGCCCGAAAAGGTCAAGGCAGTATCGATATTGCCGCGGCACCCGACCTCGTGTACGACCTCATCGCTGACATAACGCGGATGGGTGAGTGGAGCCCGGAATGCTACCGGTGCGAGTGGCTGGACGGGGCGAGGGCCGCGGCGCCCGGCGCGCGGTTTCGCGGATACAACCGGCTCGGTCCGCTGCGCTGGAAAAGAACCGTGGTGATCGACACCGCGGCGCGCGGCCGCGAATTCGCGTTCACAACGGTCAACGAAGGTGCTGGCCGGCAGGAGACGAGTTGGCGCTACACAATGGTGCCGTCGCCGTCCGGAACGTTGCTCACCGAATCTTTCGAGTTCCTCTGGTGCTCAGTGCCCAACAGGCTTCTCGAGACGCTGCTTCCGCGGGGACGTCAAGTAGACCGAGGCATTCAGCAAACACTGGGGCGCATCAAGCGGGCGGCCGAAACACCGGGCTGA
- a CDS encoding Rrf2 family transcriptional regulator, translating into MRMSAKAEYAVRAMVQLATAANGTLVKTDDLAAAQGIPPQFLVDILANLRTDRLVRSHRGREGGYELARPGTEISIADVLRSVDGPLASVRDIGLGDLPYSGPTAALTDVWRALRASMRWVLEETTLADVAAGALPKHVAQLADDYREQESERHGSLRLGD; encoded by the coding sequence ATGCGGATGTCGGCCAAGGCGGAGTACGCGGTGCGGGCGATGGTCCAGCTCGCCACCGCCGCCAACGGCACCCTGGTCAAAACCGACGACCTGGCTGCGGCGCAGGGCATACCACCGCAATTCCTCGTCGACATCCTGGCCAACCTGCGCACCGACCGCCTGGTGCGCAGCCACCGGGGTCGCGAAGGTGGCTATGAACTGGCGCGTCCGGGAACCGAGATCAGCATTGCCGACGTATTGCGCAGTGTCGACGGGCCACTGGCCAGCGTCCGCGACATCGGACTCGGTGACCTGCCCTACTCCGGCCCCACTGCGGCGCTGACCGACGTCTGGCGGGCGCTGCGGGCCAGCATGCGTTGGGTGCTGGAGGAAACCACCTTGGCTGACGTTGCCGCTGGCGCGCTGCCCAAGCACGTCGCCCAGCTTGCCGACGACTATCGCGAGCAGGAGAGCGAGCGGCACGGCTCGTTGCGTCTTGGTGACTAG
- a CDS encoding VOC family protein, with protein MPISFNHTIVASRDKRESAEFLTELFGLPSPTPFGPFVVVEFEHGASLDYADAPEGEKIPRQHYAFLVSEDEFDAIYGKIKSRGLPHWADPGTKRPGEINRRDGGRGVYFADPAGHAMEILTRPYGSSG; from the coding sequence ATGCCTATCAGTTTCAACCACACCATCGTCGCGTCCCGCGACAAGCGGGAATCCGCGGAGTTTCTGACCGAACTGTTCGGCCTGCCGAGCCCGACACCGTTTGGTCCCTTTGTGGTGGTCGAGTTCGAGCACGGCGCCAGCCTCGACTACGCGGACGCGCCCGAGGGCGAGAAAATCCCGCGACAGCACTATGCCTTCCTGGTGTCCGAGGATGAGTTCGATGCGATATACGGCAAGATCAAATCGCGCGGCTTGCCACACTGGGCAGACCCGGGAACCAAACGCCCCGGCGAGATCAACCGCAGAGACGGCGGCCGGGGAGTGTATTTCGCCGACCCCGCCGGGCACGCCATGGAGATCCTCACCCGCCCCTACGGCTCGAGCGGCTAG
- a CDS encoding DUF2254 domain-containing protein — MTATSLLSRRKAILDYLQGAVWVLPTLGVAIGLGSGAMLSMIPVKPDSLVDKLMFQGTPGDARGVLIVVSATMITTTGIVFSLTVLSLQIASSQFSVRLLRTFLRDMPNQVVLAIFACTFAYSTGGLHTVGEHRDGGAFVPQVAVSGSLALAFVSISALIYFLHHLMHSIQIDTIMEKVRLRTVGLINESYPEPDTPDRHVETPPDPPAEALPLLAPQSGYLQTVDIDDIAELAAANGHTVQLVTFVGDYVTCGGLLGWCWRRGPTPGKPEADVPHRYLRHVHIGYERTLQQDIRFGLRQLVDIALRALSPAINDPYTAIQVVHHLSAVESVLAARALRDDVRRDGAGELLVWMPVPGFATYLQVACAQIRRYGTREPLVLAALLQLLSAVAQQCVDPSRRAAVKTHIALVVRTAQREFADESDRAMIVGAAARATEVVERPGTLAPPASAFGQVAAAKAAASTIGADEPGGPG; from the coding sequence GTGACCGCAACTAGCCTGCTCAGCCGCCGAAAAGCGATCCTGGATTACCTACAGGGGGCGGTCTGGGTGCTGCCAACGCTCGGCGTTGCAATCGGCCTCGGGTCCGGGGCCATGCTCTCGATGATCCCGGTGAAACCCGACTCGCTGGTGGACAAGCTGATGTTTCAGGGCACCCCCGGCGACGCCCGCGGGGTGCTGATCGTGGTGTCCGCCACGATGATCACCACCACCGGCATCGTCTTCTCGCTAACGGTCCTGTCCCTGCAGATCGCCTCCAGCCAATTCTCGGTGCGGTTGCTACGAACCTTCCTGCGCGATATGCCCAACCAGGTGGTGCTGGCGATCTTCGCCTGCACCTTCGCCTACAGCACCGGCGGACTACACACCGTTGGCGAGCATCGCGACGGAGGCGCGTTCGTTCCCCAGGTCGCGGTCAGCGGGTCGCTCGCGCTGGCGTTCGTCAGCATCAGCGCGCTGATCTACTTCCTGCACCACCTCATGCACTCGATCCAGATCGACACGATCATGGAGAAGGTGCGGCTGCGCACGGTGGGGCTGATCAACGAGTCCTATCCGGAACCGGACACACCCGACCGGCACGTGGAAACACCGCCCGACCCGCCCGCCGAGGCGCTGCCGCTGCTGGCCCCGCAATCGGGCTACCTACAAACCGTCGACATCGACGACATCGCCGAACTGGCGGCAGCCAACGGACACACGGTGCAGCTGGTTACCTTCGTCGGCGATTACGTCACCTGCGGCGGGTTGCTCGGCTGGTGCTGGCGGCGGGGCCCGACACCGGGCAAACCAGAAGCAGACGTCCCGCACCGCTACCTGCGTCACGTGCATATCGGTTACGAACGCACGCTGCAACAAGACATCCGGTTCGGATTGCGACAACTCGTCGACATCGCGCTGCGGGCACTGTCGCCCGCGATCAACGACCCGTACACGGCGATCCAAGTCGTGCACCATCTTTCGGCTGTGGAGTCGGTGCTGGCAGCGCGAGCACTGCGCGACGACGTGCGCCGCGACGGTGCCGGGGAACTGCTGGTCTGGATGCCGGTACCCGGCTTCGCTACCTACCTGCAAGTCGCATGTGCACAGATCCGCCGCTACGGGACACGTGAACCGCTGGTGCTGGCCGCGCTGCTGCAGCTGCTCAGCGCGGTTGCCCAGCAGTGCGTCGACCCGTCGCGCCGTGCCGCGGTCAAGACCCACATCGCCCTGGTGGTACGGACCGCGCAGCGCGAGTTCGCCGATGAATCCGACCGGGCCATGATTGTCGGTGCCGCAGCGCGGGCGACCGAGGTCGTCGAACGGCCCGGGACGTTGGCACCGCCCGCGTCCGCGTTCGGCCAGGTGGCTGCCGCGAAGGCGGCGGCTTCCACGATCGGGGCCGACGAACCCGGCGGCCCCGGCTAG